From Haloglomus litoreum, the proteins below share one genomic window:
- a CDS encoding ArsR/SmtB family transcription factor codes for MSGEPDAGEVADLLADDCARQILVETKAAARSAAELSDRTGVSEPTVYRRLERLREHDLVSEELRPVPDGRNYRVYRAELDGIEFDLDTDGFSVAVARSERMADRFTRFVEEM; via the coding sequence GTGTCGGGGGAGCCGGACGCCGGCGAGGTCGCGGACCTGCTCGCGGACGACTGCGCGCGACAGATACTCGTCGAGACGAAGGCGGCGGCCCGCTCGGCCGCCGAGCTGAGCGACCGGACGGGTGTCTCGGAGCCGACGGTGTACCGACGGCTCGAACGCCTCCGGGAACACGACCTCGTCAGCGAGGAGCTGCGGCCGGTCCCCGACGGCAGGAACTACCGCGTCTACCGGGCCGAACTCGACGGCATCGAGTTCGACCTCGACACGGACGGGTTCTCGGTCGCGGTCGCACGCAGCGAGCGGATGGCCGACCGGTTCACGCGGTTCGTCGAGGAGATGTGA
- a CDS encoding DHH family phosphoesterase, with protein MSSAVSMASMSTYAILGCGSVGHAVAEELESEGKDVLILDHDEGRVEALRDQDLDARTADIAEPDVADAIGDRDVILIMSSDVAANKAAVENIRSRGDDQFIVVRASDPVTADELTELGVDVVINPSEVIADSALRALETGELEHRAERLAEVLSRGERLAILAHRSPDPDSIASAVALKAIAESLGVEADIRYEGEIGHQENRAFVNLLGIELAPLDRDDLSSYDTLALVDYARVTEYDLDRQPDILIDHFEPELEYEAEFADIRPNVSSTSTILTKYIQEFDLNLSEEVATALLYGIREETLDFKRDTTPADLTAAAYLYPFANHDTLEQVESPSLSPETLDVLAEAIRNRDVQGSHLVSNAGFIRDKTAVSQAAQQLLNLEGITTTAVFAVTDDTIHLAARSKDIRMNIGAVLEDAFGAIGEARGHSTDATAEIPLGIFTGLEGNGGNRETLLSLTEQAVKSKLFEAMGVDVEVEGGSGGEPANGS; from the coding sequence ATGAGCAGCGCCGTCTCGATGGCCTCGATGTCGACCTACGCGATCCTCGGCTGTGGGAGCGTGGGCCACGCCGTGGCCGAGGAACTGGAGTCCGAGGGGAAGGACGTCCTCATCCTCGACCACGACGAGGGCAGGGTGGAGGCGCTGCGCGACCAGGACCTCGACGCACGGACCGCCGACATCGCCGAACCGGACGTCGCCGACGCCATCGGCGACCGCGACGTCATCCTCATCATGTCCTCGGACGTGGCCGCGAACAAGGCGGCCGTCGAGAACATCCGGAGCCGCGGCGACGACCAGTTCATCGTCGTCCGGGCCTCGGACCCCGTCACGGCGGACGAACTCACGGAACTCGGCGTGGACGTGGTCATCAACCCTTCCGAGGTCATCGCCGACTCGGCGCTCCGGGCGCTCGAAACGGGTGAACTGGAGCACCGCGCCGAGCGGCTCGCCGAGGTGCTGAGCCGGGGCGAGCGGCTCGCCATCCTCGCGCATCGCTCGCCGGACCCCGATTCGATCGCCAGCGCCGTCGCGCTGAAGGCCATCGCCGAGTCGCTGGGCGTGGAGGCCGACATCCGCTACGAGGGCGAGATCGGCCACCAGGAGAACCGCGCGTTCGTCAACCTGCTCGGGATCGAACTCGCGCCGCTCGACCGCGACGACCTCTCCTCGTACGACACACTCGCGCTGGTCGACTACGCCCGCGTCACCGAGTACGACCTCGACCGGCAGCCGGACATCCTGATCGACCACTTCGAGCCCGAGCTCGAGTACGAGGCCGAGTTCGCGGACATCCGGCCCAACGTCTCCTCGACCTCGACCATCCTGACGAAGTACATCCAGGAGTTCGATCTCAACCTGAGCGAGGAGGTCGCGACCGCGCTGCTGTACGGCATCCGCGAGGAGACGCTCGACTTCAAGCGCGACACCACGCCCGCGGACCTCACCGCAGCGGCGTACCTCTACCCGTTCGCCAACCACGACACGCTGGAGCAGGTCGAGTCACCCTCGCTGTCGCCGGAGACGCTGGACGTGCTCGCCGAGGCCATCCGGAACCGGGACGTCCAGGGCTCGCATCTGGTCTCCAACGCGGGGTTCATCCGCGACAAGACCGCCGTCTCGCAGGCCGCACAGCAGCTCCTCAACCTGGAGGGCATCACCACCACGGCCGTCTTCGCGGTCACGGACGACACCATCCACCTCGCGGCGCGCTCGAAGGACATCCGGATGAACATCGGTGCGGTCCTCGAGGACGCCTTCGGGGCCATCGGCGAGGCCCGCGGCCACTCGACGGACGCGACCGCGGAGATCCCGCTCGGCATCTTCACGGGACTGGAGGGGAACGGCGGGAACCGGGAGACGCTGCTGAGCCTGACCGAGCAGGCGGTGAAGTCGAAGCTCTTCGAGGCGATGGGCGTCGACGTGGAGGTCGAGGGCGGGAGCGGCGGCGAGCCGGCGAACGGCTCCTGA
- a CDS encoding PRC-barrel domain-containing protein encodes MTEEPQEITTLVGREVYSNNGVFVGQVEDLRLDVDARGVTGLALTQLNHDLFDERASGSRGVIIPYRWVRSVGDIILVNSIVERMHGTNEEEEALAAASSA; translated from the coding sequence ATGACCGAGGAACCACAGGAGATCACGACGCTGGTCGGTCGGGAGGTCTACTCGAACAACGGCGTCTTCGTCGGCCAGGTTGAGGACCTGCGACTCGATGTGGACGCACGCGGCGTGACGGGGCTGGCGCTGACCCAGCTCAACCACGACCTCTTCGACGAGCGAGCCAGCGGGAGCCGCGGCGTCATCATCCCGTACCGCTGGGTCCGGTCGGTCGGCGACATCATCCTGGTGAACAGCATCGTCGAGCGGATGCACGGCACCAACGAGGAGGAGGAGGCGCTGGCGGCGGCCTCCTCGGCCTGA
- a CDS encoding pyridoxamine 5'-phosphate oxidase family protein, with protein sequence MDADTRAFVREEVADATLSAFLATSVDDRPHVAPVWYTYEAADDGDVVSLLTGGRKLRNVRENPRVALAIERADEAAVEWRVVLRGTARVVEDPETVRAARNALFEKYYGPDYDDADTEEGGALVEVAVGSGNVEQYQEDAV encoded by the coding sequence ATGGATGCAGACACTCGAGCCTTCGTCCGCGAGGAGGTCGCCGACGCGACGTTGAGCGCCTTCCTCGCGACGAGCGTGGACGACCGGCCACACGTCGCTCCCGTCTGGTACACGTACGAGGCGGCCGACGACGGGGACGTGGTCTCGCTCCTGACCGGCGGCCGCAAGCTGCGGAACGTCCGGGAGAACCCCCGCGTCGCGCTCGCCATCGAGCGTGCCGACGAGGCCGCGGTCGAGTGGCGCGTCGTGCTCCGCGGCACGGCCCGCGTCGTCGAGGACCCGGAGACCGTCCGGGCCGCCCGGAACGCCCTCTTCGAGAAGTACTACGGGCCCGACTACGACGACGCCGACACCGAGGAGGGTGGCGCACTCGTCGAGGTGGCCGTCGGGAGCGGGAACGTCGAGCAGTACCAGGAGGATGCCGTATAA
- a CDS encoding DUF7521 family protein: MYALPLQSFDLETLALVRQASEALSVLLGLAIAYIAYRGYRRNGSRPMLFVAAGFALVLGVPALLTVALYVLLSVPLPVVNALAQACELLGLGAILYGLWTPGAS, encoded by the coding sequence ATGTACGCACTACCACTCCAGTCGTTCGACCTCGAGACGCTCGCTCTGGTTCGGCAGGCCAGCGAGGCACTCTCGGTACTGCTCGGGCTCGCCATCGCCTACATCGCCTACCGTGGGTACCGGCGGAACGGGAGCCGTCCGATGCTGTTCGTCGCCGCCGGGTTCGCACTCGTCCTCGGCGTCCCGGCGCTGCTCACCGTGGCGCTCTACGTGCTGCTGTCGGTCCCGCTCCCGGTCGTGAACGCCCTCGCGCAGGCCTGCGAGCTGCTGGGCCTGGGGGCCATCCTCTACGGACTCTGGACGCCGGGCGCGTCCTGA
- a CDS encoding PGF-pre-PGF domain-containing protein: MSRRTRLARAVLLVVVVAVLCASFAPTVVATPPPPPAAYYGSLTIDGNPAPAGTVVTARLDGEQRGRLVTEQRGTYGGPGAFDPKLQVDGTSEDEGAAVVLYVDGRRAGTTTWRSADVRQVDLAASSGGDDPTPTPEPPDTPTPTPAPTPTPTPTATPAPAPGNGDGGNGRRNGGGAPTAPGTPGGPRTDVPPTPGADAPASRPTVDVSRDEDGRVRVRVSGARPGDPVEVPVGRGPDDDGVTLDGLSVTTRSGAPFTLDVSTSAAPPDGAPPFDVAGADAPLGYVQVDHSVPDSDISSVGFAFRVSRARLDALDRDPASVTLYRHHDGRWETTRVTSVREDGDVVVYEVVSPGLSTFALATRPPDEVRITESTLLTEAVATGGLGAVTVVVENPTAESVETTLVLHVDGTAVSGRTVTVPAGGRAETTLTHRFDAPGEYTLAVGDAPVGTVTVSGGTPTEPTTPADASPTDEGSGPATEPTGAGGPGFGVLPMLAALLVAACWLARRAA, translated from the coding sequence GTGAGTCGGCGTACCCGCCTCGCGAGGGCCGTCTTGCTGGTCGTCGTCGTGGCGGTCCTGTGCGCGTCGTTCGCGCCGACCGTCGTGGCCACCCCGCCACCACCACCGGCAGCGTACTACGGCAGCCTGACGATCGACGGCAACCCCGCTCCGGCGGGCACCGTCGTCACCGCCCGCCTCGACGGCGAGCAGCGCGGACGCCTCGTCACCGAGCAACGCGGCACCTACGGCGGTCCGGGCGCGTTCGACCCCAAGCTCCAGGTCGACGGGACCAGTGAGGACGAGGGCGCGGCCGTCGTCCTCTACGTCGATGGCCGACGCGCCGGCACGACGACGTGGCGCTCGGCCGACGTGCGCCAGGTCGACCTCGCCGCCTCCTCGGGCGGTGACGACCCGACGCCGACACCGGAGCCACCCGACACACCCACGCCGACGCCCGCACCGACACCCACGCCCACGCCAACCGCGACGCCCGCTCCGGCCCCCGGGAACGGTGATGGCGGCAACGGCAGGAGGAACGGTGGCGGCGCCCCGACAGCGCCGGGCACGCCGGGTGGGCCACGGACGGACGTGCCGCCGACGCCCGGCGCCGACGCGCCCGCGTCGCGGCCCACGGTCGATGTCTCGCGGGACGAGGACGGGCGCGTCCGGGTGAGGGTCTCTGGTGCCCGCCCGGGCGACCCGGTCGAGGTGCCGGTCGGTCGTGGCCCGGACGACGACGGTGTCACGCTCGACGGGCTCTCGGTCACGACCCGGAGCGGTGCGCCGTTCACGCTGGACGTATCCACCAGCGCGGCGCCGCCCGATGGCGCCCCACCGTTCGACGTAGCGGGGGCCGACGCGCCGCTGGGGTACGTCCAGGTCGACCACTCGGTTCCGGACAGCGACATCTCCTCGGTCGGGTTCGCGTTCCGCGTCTCCCGCGCCCGACTGGACGCGCTCGACCGTGACCCGGCTTCGGTGACGCTCTACCGCCATCACGACGGTCGCTGGGAGACGACGCGGGTCACGTCGGTCCGCGAGGACGGCGACGTGGTCGTCTACGAGGTGGTCTCGCCCGGGCTGTCGACGTTCGCCCTCGCGACGCGGCCGCCCGACGAGGTCCGGATCACGGAGTCGACCCTGCTCACCGAGGCCGTCGCGACGGGTGGACTCGGCGCCGTCACCGTCGTCGTCGAGAACCCGACGGCGGAGTCGGTCGAGACCACGCTCGTTCTCCACGTCGACGGTACGGCCGTCTCGGGTCGGACCGTCACCGTCCCGGCGGGTGGCCGCGCCGAGACGACGCTGACCCACCGGTTCGACGCGCCCGGCGAGTACACGCTCGCGGTCGGGGATGCACCCGTGGGGACGGTGACGGTGTCCGGAGGGACGCCGACCGAGCCCACGACGCCCGCCGACGCGTCGCCCACGGACGAGGGGAGCGGTCCCGCGACGGAGCCAACCGGGGCTGGCGGGCCCGGCTTCGGCGTCCTGCCGATGCTGGCCGCGCTGCTCGTGGCCGCGTGCTGGCTGGCCCGCCGCGCAGCCTGA